In Acidovorax sp. GBBC 1281, a single window of DNA contains:
- a CDS encoding ribonuclease P protein component, with amino-acid sequence MQRLKTRPQFQAAMAGGTVSRTAHFALHRLGLAPTGAAAASPPAPPTGPGPLPDAQGPQALFGMAEPPGVWLGAMVPKRWARRAVTRNTIKRQIHAVAASFESQLPQAAHVVRLRATFDRKQFTSATSDVLKQAVRAELLQLFGYAVRRSGGAAAPAGAPTAAAPQPAPAPVS; translated from the coding sequence ATGCAACGGCTGAAAACCCGTCCGCAGTTCCAGGCCGCCATGGCCGGGGGAACGGTCTCCCGCACCGCACACTTCGCACTGCACCGACTGGGGCTCGCTCCCACCGGCGCAGCGGCCGCATCGCCTCCCGCACCTCCCACAGGGCCCGGCCCCTTGCCTGATGCGCAAGGGCCGCAGGCCCTGTTTGGCATGGCCGAGCCGCCCGGCGTCTGGCTGGGCGCCATGGTGCCCAAGCGCTGGGCCCGCCGCGCGGTCACCCGCAACACCATCAAGCGGCAGATCCATGCCGTGGCCGCCTCGTTCGAGTCCCAGTTGCCGCAGGCCGCGCACGTGGTGCGCCTGCGGGCGACGTTCGACCGCAAGCAGTTCACCAGTGCCACGTCCGATGTCCTCAAGCAGGCGGTTCGCGCCGAACTGCTGCAGCTGTTCGGCTACGCCGTGCGGCGCAGCGGCGGCGCGGCAGCGCCC
- the rpmH gene encoding 50S ribosomal protein L34, with translation MKRTYQPSKTRRARTHGFLVRMKTRGGRAVINARRAKGRKRLAV, from the coding sequence ATGAAACGTACTTACCAGCCTTCCAAGACGCGCCGTGCGCGCACCCACGGTTTCCTCGTGCGCATGAAGACGCGCGGCGGCCGTGCCGTCATCAACGCACGCCGCGCCAAGGGCCGCAAGCGCCTGGCCGTCTAA